Proteins from a genomic interval of Corvus moneduloides isolate bCorMon1 chromosome 6, bCorMon1.pri, whole genome shotgun sequence:
- the FADD gene encoding FAS-associated death domain protein — MDFPSGGWGRDAEVPPARPVPGAGPGAVNPFLSLLHSISSGLSETELSAMKFLCRDKIRKRKLETVQSGRELFSILMEQQEISSGSLEFLRKLLQHIDRDDLVAQLVQFEEEEPHAPDGQPDVHEKGLLKAASAVICDNVGKEWKKLMRELGMPEVKLDRIEAAHRFNLYEQLVQALREWQRWKGKDAKVADLIKALRGCSLNLVADMVEEKISQLNTGAR; from the exons ATGGATTTCCCCTCGGGAGGGTGGGGACGGGACGCCGAAGTGCCCCCCGCGCGGCCTGTGCCCGGCGCCGGCCCGGGCGCCGTGAATCCTTTCCTGAGCCTGCTGCACTCCATCTCCTCGGGCCTGTCGGAGACGGAGCTCTCCGCCATGAAGTTCCTCTGCCGCGACAAAATTAGGAAGCGAAAGCTTGAGACGGTGCAAAGCGGCCGGGAACTCTTCAGCATCCtgatggagcagcaggagatcTCGAGCGGCAGCCTGGAATTCCTGagaaagctgctgcagcacatcgATAGGGACGACTTGGTGGCACAGCTGGTGCAGTTCGAAGAGGAAGAACCTCATGCTCCTGATGGTCAGCCAGATGTGCATGAAAAAG GTCTCCTGAAGGCAGCTAGTGCTGTCATATGTGACAACGTTGGGAAAGAGTGGAAGAAGCTGATGCGAGAACTTGGAATGCCGGAGGTGAAGCTGGACAGGATAGAGGCAGCCCATCGATTTAATTTGTATGAACAGCTTGTTCAGGCACTTCGGGAGTGGCAGAGGTGGAAGGGGAAGGATGCAAAGGTGGCTGACTTAATTAAAGCCCTGCGGGGCTGCAGCCTGAATTTGGTGGCAGACATGGTTGAAGAGAAGATCTCACAGCTGAACACTGGAGCCAGATGA